Proteins found in one Perca fluviatilis chromosome 9, GENO_Pfluv_1.0, whole genome shotgun sequence genomic segment:
- the arhgef18b gene encoding rho guanine nucleotide exchange factor 18 isoform X2, whose amino-acid sequence MPEIVPDCAVNVHKSCKSLLGECTSSRNKRDFPPRTGSSGSPNLALKDRDREREHSGPASSQALDGHPGFHSTPGMTISPWGPSTQYTSSTTASSLGHSLRHRNSLGSLPGEMDETDALRSKRCNEDAISLAPSTAESIIVEDAHYAAVRADLESDAQDLEAESWSLAVDQQFVKKHSKEMVKRQDVIYELMQTEMHHVRTLKIMLRVYVRELKENLQMDSGKLDCLFPRLENLLELHTHFLSRLKERQRENLVSPSDRNYAINRLSDILITQFSGEIGERMKDSYGDFCSHHTEAVSYYKEQLQNNKKFQNIIRRINNLSIVRRLGVTECILLVTQRITKYPVLVERIVQNTEAGSEEHEDLTRALGLIKDTIVQVDALVNLHEKNSRLREIHNKMEPKALGKIKDSRVFRREDLVQGRRRLLHEGTVNWKAASGRLKDILAVLLSDVLLLLQEKDQRYVFATVDNKPSVISLQKLIVREVAHEEKAMFLICASSNEPEMYEIHTNSKEERNTWMAHIRQTVESCPHTEERLFSEEEEARAFRLKEFQERLSQKDAVVIQALTEKLQLFADMAESVAGLEDTASRSRLLLRGDASDLQQGESLLKGAITEVENLQNLLQSGVRDEAPTSRLEEGNGSGVLPRRADTFGGYDSSPTILNGSVKKNFSGECRNRDRSQRASSDPQLKDLCGSHTLEQTVDESCCSPARWNRIWSTSFPEAEFFDRVLMLSQRLYSLQAIISQQDSHIELQRASLTERASLPGRHRGNVLLEQEKQRTLALQREELASFHKLQSQHRQEQQRWEKERERHRQQVEATEARLRQREEECRRLEVHLTEERKELESQRETYQQDLERLRESTRAVEKEKERLEHQKKIKRKTIEVAPLSGSLNGELLMSSGLNTSPSVSDLPLPQKPLVRTSLSVAPADYQERPEVMLRREASSSTLPLKTEVPLHLFSTTNQQHKLVGVQQQIPTKLAAFSSGKGKGGKIGKASHRTDSTASVDMKQMLPLKLSARDDNPLKAKRSISPHQQLPLSAPPQHHPDQHSPPDSAGPDTQPTSSISISHPSVVQKPPMPPAQTHPQPSIQPPTIPPHSQSTGSLQFQPHLQPQGLSPNAQAHGLSHSMPPPYKIATEDLNKEDVIFF is encoded by the exons ATGCCAGAGATTGTTCCCG ATTGTGCTGTGAACGTTCACAAGAGCTGCAAGTCTCTGCTGGGTGAGTGCACCAGCAGCAGGAATAAG AGAGATTTTCCACCGAGGACCGGATCTTCGGGATCTCCTAATCTTG CGCTAAAAGACCGGGACAGAGAGCGGGAGCACTCGGGCCCAGCCTCATCACAGGCCCTGGATGGCCACCCAGGTTTTCACAGCACCCCAGGCATGACTATAAGTCCGTGGGGACCTAGCACTCAGTACACCAGCTCCACCACAGCCTCCAGCCTTGGCCACAGCCTCCGTCACCGCAACAGCTTAGG ATCCCTCCCTGGGGAGATGGATGAGACAGATGCTCTCCGCTCCAAACGCTGCAACGAAGACGCCATTTCCCTTGCTCCCTCCACTGCCGAGTCCATCATCGTTGAAG ATGCTCACTATGCAGCAGTGAGGGCTGATCTGGAGTCTGATGCCCAGGACCTGGAGGCAGAGTCATGGAGTTTGGCAGTTGACCAGCAGTTTGTCAAGAAGCACTCTAAAGAAATGGTGAAGAGACAGGATGTGATATATG AGCTGATGCAGACGGAGATGCATCATGTGCGAACACTGAAGATAATGCTGCGTGTGTACGTCCGTGAGTTGAAGGAGAACCTCCAGATGGACTCAGGCAAGCTGGACTGCCTGTTCCCCCGCTTGGAAAACCTCCTCGAGCTTCACACACATTTCCTGTCTCGTCTCAAAGAGCGACAGCGAGAAAACCTTGTTTCACCCAGCGACAGGAACTACGCAATCAACAGATTGTCAGACATTCTGATCACACAG TTCTCAGGTGAAATAGGAGAGAGGATGAAGGACAGCTATGGAGATTTCTGCAGTCACCACACGGAGGCTGTCAGCTACTACAAAGAACAgctacaaaacaacaaaaagttcCAAAACATCATACGG agAATCAACAACCTGTCCATTGTGCGGAGGTTAGGAGTAACTGAGTGTATTCTGCTGGTGACGCAGCGCATTACCAAGTACCCAGTACTAGTGGAGCGCATTGTGCAAAACACTGAAG CGGGTTCAGAGGAGCACGAGGATCTGACTCGGGCACTGGGTCTTATTAAAGACACCATCGTTCAGGTTGACGCGCTAGTTAATCTCCATGAAAAGAACTCTCGACTCCGAGAAATACACAACAAGATGGAGCCAAAGGCACTGGGAAAAATCAAAGATAGCAGAGTGTTTCGCAGAGAGGACCTGGTGCAGGGCCGGAGGCGACTGCTGCATGAGGGCACAGTCAACTGGAAAGCTGCTTCTGGCAGGCTCAAAG ATATTCTTGCAGTGCTCCTGTCAGATGTGTTGCTCTTGCTACAAGAGAAGGATCAGCGATATGTGTTTGCTACAGTG GATAACAAGCCGTCAGTGATCTCTCTTCAGAAGCTGATTGTCAGGGAAGTGGCCCATGAGGAGAAAGCCATGTTTCTTATTTGTGCCTCATCCAATGAGCCCGAGATGTACGAGATCCACACCAACTCCAAGGAGGAGCGAAACACTTGGATGGCACACATACGGCAAACTGTTGAGAG TTGTCCTCATACAGAAGAGAGGCTGTTcagtgaggaggaagaggccCGAGCCTTCAGGCTCAAAGAATTTCAAG AACGGCTGAGCCAGAAGGATGCAGTGGTCATCCAGGCTCTTACTGAGAAGCTGCAGCTGTTTGCGGACATGGCAGAGTCTGTGGCAGGTCTAGAGGACACAGCTTCACGCTCCAGACTTCTGCTTCGAGGAGACGCCTCAGACCTCCAGCAGGGGGAGTCCCTGCTTAAAGGAGCTATCACTGAGG TGGAGAACCTGCAGAACCTGCTGCAGTCTGGAGTGAGGGACGAGGCTCCAACCTCACGGCTGGAGGAAGGGAATGGCTCTGGGGTTCTGCCCAGGCGAGCAGATACCTTTGGTGGCTATGACAGCAGCCCCACCATCCTTA ATGGCAGTGTGAAGAAAAACTTTTCTGGCGAGTGTAGAAACCGAGACAGAAGCCAGAGAGCCAGCTCTGACCCTCAGCTCAAAGACCTCTGTGGCAGCCACACCCTGGAGCAGACG GTTGATGAGAGCTGCTGCTCTCCTGCCAGATGGAACCGCATCTGGTCCACCTCCTTCCCCGAGGCTGAG TTCTTTGACAGAGTGCTGATGCTCTCCCAAAGGCTCTATAGTCTACAG GCCATCATATCACAGCAGGACAGTCACATTGAGCTGCAGCGGGCCTCGTTGACGGAGCGGGCCTCCCTGCCCGGCCGCCACAGAGGGAACGTGCTCTTGGAGCAGGAGAAACAGCGGACACTGGCCCTGCAGAGAGAAGAGCTGGCCAGCTTCCACAAGCTGCAGTCTCAGCACCGGCAGGAGCAGCAGCGCtgggagaaggagagggagaggcacCGGCAGCAAGTCGAGGCCACTGAAGCCAGGCTCCGACAAAGGGAGGAGGAGTGTAGACGGCTGGAG gTGCATTTGacagaagagaggaaggagctggagagtcagagagagacgTACCAGCAGGACCTAGAGAGGCTAAGGGAGTCCACCAGAGCtgtggagaaagaaaaggaacgCCTGGAGCATCAGAAGAAGATCAAGAGGAAGACTATTGAG GTGGCTCCTCTGTCTGGCAGTCTGAATGGGGAGCTCCTCATGTCCTCTGGCCTCAACACCTCCCCCAGTGTCTCGGACCTGCCCCTCCCTCAGAAGCCCCTGGTGCGCACCAGCCTGTCTGTTGCACCAGCCGACTATCAAGAGCGCCCTGAAGTGATGTTGCGGCGGGAGGCGAGCTCTTCCACCCTGCCGCTGAAGACGGAGGTGCCCCTTCATCTCTTCAGCACCACCAACCAGCAGCACAAACTGGTGGGGGTGCAGCAGCAGATCCCCACAAAGCTGGCCGCCTTTAGCAGCGGCAAAGGGAAAGGAGGCAAGATTGGCAAAGCCTCACATCGCACTGACAGCACTG CCTCTGTGGATATGAAACAGATGCTGCCGCTGAAGCTGTCTGCCCGAGACGACAACCCCCTCAAGGCCAAGCGTTCCATTAGCCCCCACCAGCAGCTCCCGCTGTCAGCCCCTCCTCAACACCACCCAG ATCAACACAGTCCTCCAGACAGTGCTGGGCCAGACACCCAGCCCACCTCCTCCATCAGCATCTCCCACCCTTCAGTTGTTCAGAAGCCCCCCATGCCTCCTGCACAGACCCATCCTCAGCCCTCCATCCAGCCTCCAACCATCCCTCCCCACTCACAGAGCACCGGCTCCCTCCAGTTCCAGCCCCATCTGCAGCCGCAGGGCCTCAGTCCGAACGCCCAGGCCCACGGGCTCAGCCACAGCATGCCGCCACCTTACAAGATTGCCACAGAAGACCTCAATAAGGAGGATGTCATCTTCTTCTAA
- the arhgef18b gene encoding rho guanine nucleotide exchange factor 18 isoform X1: MPEIVPDCAVNVHKSCKSLLGECTSSRNKRDFPPRTGSSGSPNLALKDRDREREHSGPASSQALDGHPGFHSTPGMTISPWGPSTQYTSSTTASSLGHSLRHRNSLGSLPGEMDETDALRSKRCNEDAISLAPSTAESIIVEDAHYAAVRADLESDAQDLEAESWSLAVDQQFVKKHSKEMVKRQDVIYELMQTEMHHVRTLKIMLRVYVRELKENLQMDSGKLDCLFPRLENLLELHTHFLSRLKERQRENLVSPSDRNYAINRLSDILITQFSGEIGERMKDSYGDFCSHHTEAVSYYKEQLQNNKKFQNIIRRINNLSIVRRLGVTECILLVTQRITKYPVLVERIVQNTEAGSEEHEDLTRALGLIKDTIVQVDALVNLHEKNSRLREIHNKMEPKALGKIKDSRVFRREDLVQGRRRLLHEGTVNWKAASGRLKDILAVLLSDVLLLLQEKDQRYVFATVDNKPSVISLQKLIVREVAHEEKAMFLICASSNEPEMYEIHTNSKEERNTWMAHIRQTVESCPHTEERLFSEEEEARAFRLKEFQERLSQKDAVVIQALTEKLQLFADMAESVAGLEDTASRSRLLLRGDASDLQQGESLLKGAITEVENLQNLLQSGVRDEAPTSRLEEGNGSGVLPRRADTFGGYDSSPTILSKNGSVKKNFSGECRNRDRSQRASSDPQLKDLCGSHTLEQTVDESCCSPARWNRIWSTSFPEAEFFDRVLMLSQRLYSLQAIISQQDSHIELQRASLTERASLPGRHRGNVLLEQEKQRTLALQREELASFHKLQSQHRQEQQRWEKERERHRQQVEATEARLRQREEECRRLEVHLTEERKELESQRETYQQDLERLRESTRAVEKEKERLEHQKKIKRKTIEVAPLSGSLNGELLMSSGLNTSPSVSDLPLPQKPLVRTSLSVAPADYQERPEVMLRREASSSTLPLKTEVPLHLFSTTNQQHKLVGVQQQIPTKLAAFSSGKGKGGKIGKASHRTDSTASVDMKQMLPLKLSARDDNPLKAKRSISPHQQLPLSAPPQHHPDQHSPPDSAGPDTQPTSSISISHPSVVQKPPMPPAQTHPQPSIQPPTIPPHSQSTGSLQFQPHLQPQGLSPNAQAHGLSHSMPPPYKIATEDLNKEDVIFF, encoded by the exons ATGCCAGAGATTGTTCCCG ATTGTGCTGTGAACGTTCACAAGAGCTGCAAGTCTCTGCTGGGTGAGTGCACCAGCAGCAGGAATAAG AGAGATTTTCCACCGAGGACCGGATCTTCGGGATCTCCTAATCTTG CGCTAAAAGACCGGGACAGAGAGCGGGAGCACTCGGGCCCAGCCTCATCACAGGCCCTGGATGGCCACCCAGGTTTTCACAGCACCCCAGGCATGACTATAAGTCCGTGGGGACCTAGCACTCAGTACACCAGCTCCACCACAGCCTCCAGCCTTGGCCACAGCCTCCGTCACCGCAACAGCTTAGG ATCCCTCCCTGGGGAGATGGATGAGACAGATGCTCTCCGCTCCAAACGCTGCAACGAAGACGCCATTTCCCTTGCTCCCTCCACTGCCGAGTCCATCATCGTTGAAG ATGCTCACTATGCAGCAGTGAGGGCTGATCTGGAGTCTGATGCCCAGGACCTGGAGGCAGAGTCATGGAGTTTGGCAGTTGACCAGCAGTTTGTCAAGAAGCACTCTAAAGAAATGGTGAAGAGACAGGATGTGATATATG AGCTGATGCAGACGGAGATGCATCATGTGCGAACACTGAAGATAATGCTGCGTGTGTACGTCCGTGAGTTGAAGGAGAACCTCCAGATGGACTCAGGCAAGCTGGACTGCCTGTTCCCCCGCTTGGAAAACCTCCTCGAGCTTCACACACATTTCCTGTCTCGTCTCAAAGAGCGACAGCGAGAAAACCTTGTTTCACCCAGCGACAGGAACTACGCAATCAACAGATTGTCAGACATTCTGATCACACAG TTCTCAGGTGAAATAGGAGAGAGGATGAAGGACAGCTATGGAGATTTCTGCAGTCACCACACGGAGGCTGTCAGCTACTACAAAGAACAgctacaaaacaacaaaaagttcCAAAACATCATACGG agAATCAACAACCTGTCCATTGTGCGGAGGTTAGGAGTAACTGAGTGTATTCTGCTGGTGACGCAGCGCATTACCAAGTACCCAGTACTAGTGGAGCGCATTGTGCAAAACACTGAAG CGGGTTCAGAGGAGCACGAGGATCTGACTCGGGCACTGGGTCTTATTAAAGACACCATCGTTCAGGTTGACGCGCTAGTTAATCTCCATGAAAAGAACTCTCGACTCCGAGAAATACACAACAAGATGGAGCCAAAGGCACTGGGAAAAATCAAAGATAGCAGAGTGTTTCGCAGAGAGGACCTGGTGCAGGGCCGGAGGCGACTGCTGCATGAGGGCACAGTCAACTGGAAAGCTGCTTCTGGCAGGCTCAAAG ATATTCTTGCAGTGCTCCTGTCAGATGTGTTGCTCTTGCTACAAGAGAAGGATCAGCGATATGTGTTTGCTACAGTG GATAACAAGCCGTCAGTGATCTCTCTTCAGAAGCTGATTGTCAGGGAAGTGGCCCATGAGGAGAAAGCCATGTTTCTTATTTGTGCCTCATCCAATGAGCCCGAGATGTACGAGATCCACACCAACTCCAAGGAGGAGCGAAACACTTGGATGGCACACATACGGCAAACTGTTGAGAG TTGTCCTCATACAGAAGAGAGGCTGTTcagtgaggaggaagaggccCGAGCCTTCAGGCTCAAAGAATTTCAAG AACGGCTGAGCCAGAAGGATGCAGTGGTCATCCAGGCTCTTACTGAGAAGCTGCAGCTGTTTGCGGACATGGCAGAGTCTGTGGCAGGTCTAGAGGACACAGCTTCACGCTCCAGACTTCTGCTTCGAGGAGACGCCTCAGACCTCCAGCAGGGGGAGTCCCTGCTTAAAGGAGCTATCACTGAGG TGGAGAACCTGCAGAACCTGCTGCAGTCTGGAGTGAGGGACGAGGCTCCAACCTCACGGCTGGAGGAAGGGAATGGCTCTGGGGTTCTGCCCAGGCGAGCAGATACCTTTGGTGGCTATGACAGCAGCCCCACCATCCTTAGTAAGA ATGGCAGTGTGAAGAAAAACTTTTCTGGCGAGTGTAGAAACCGAGACAGAAGCCAGAGAGCCAGCTCTGACCCTCAGCTCAAAGACCTCTGTGGCAGCCACACCCTGGAGCAGACG GTTGATGAGAGCTGCTGCTCTCCTGCCAGATGGAACCGCATCTGGTCCACCTCCTTCCCCGAGGCTGAG TTCTTTGACAGAGTGCTGATGCTCTCCCAAAGGCTCTATAGTCTACAG GCCATCATATCACAGCAGGACAGTCACATTGAGCTGCAGCGGGCCTCGTTGACGGAGCGGGCCTCCCTGCCCGGCCGCCACAGAGGGAACGTGCTCTTGGAGCAGGAGAAACAGCGGACACTGGCCCTGCAGAGAGAAGAGCTGGCCAGCTTCCACAAGCTGCAGTCTCAGCACCGGCAGGAGCAGCAGCGCtgggagaaggagagggagaggcacCGGCAGCAAGTCGAGGCCACTGAAGCCAGGCTCCGACAAAGGGAGGAGGAGTGTAGACGGCTGGAG gTGCATTTGacagaagagaggaaggagctggagagtcagagagagacgTACCAGCAGGACCTAGAGAGGCTAAGGGAGTCCACCAGAGCtgtggagaaagaaaaggaacgCCTGGAGCATCAGAAGAAGATCAAGAGGAAGACTATTGAG GTGGCTCCTCTGTCTGGCAGTCTGAATGGGGAGCTCCTCATGTCCTCTGGCCTCAACACCTCCCCCAGTGTCTCGGACCTGCCCCTCCCTCAGAAGCCCCTGGTGCGCACCAGCCTGTCTGTTGCACCAGCCGACTATCAAGAGCGCCCTGAAGTGATGTTGCGGCGGGAGGCGAGCTCTTCCACCCTGCCGCTGAAGACGGAGGTGCCCCTTCATCTCTTCAGCACCACCAACCAGCAGCACAAACTGGTGGGGGTGCAGCAGCAGATCCCCACAAAGCTGGCCGCCTTTAGCAGCGGCAAAGGGAAAGGAGGCAAGATTGGCAAAGCCTCACATCGCACTGACAGCACTG CCTCTGTGGATATGAAACAGATGCTGCCGCTGAAGCTGTCTGCCCGAGACGACAACCCCCTCAAGGCCAAGCGTTCCATTAGCCCCCACCAGCAGCTCCCGCTGTCAGCCCCTCCTCAACACCACCCAG ATCAACACAGTCCTCCAGACAGTGCTGGGCCAGACACCCAGCCCACCTCCTCCATCAGCATCTCCCACCCTTCAGTTGTTCAGAAGCCCCCCATGCCTCCTGCACAGACCCATCCTCAGCCCTCCATCCAGCCTCCAACCATCCCTCCCCACTCACAGAGCACCGGCTCCCTCCAGTTCCAGCCCCATCTGCAGCCGCAGGGCCTCAGTCCGAACGCCCAGGCCCACGGGCTCAGCCACAGCATGCCGCCACCTTACAAGATTGCCACAGAAGACCTCAATAAGGAGGATGTCATCTTCTTCTAA